The proteins below come from a single Chitinophaga pinensis DSM 2588 genomic window:
- a CDS encoding response regulator transcription factor yields MRHRILLVEDEADLGNVVKQYLELMDFEVNWQPNGSDALEEFKRAPELYHILLIDVNLPGMDGFELAEHIVKINNQVPFLFLTARGEKTDRLNGLKIGADDYVVKPFDIDELVLRIRNIIKRKQPSAAPEVVKAKNVIIIGNTQLYVDSLKLVTEQGDEIVLTPRECDLLVLFFHNVNRVIKREEILTKVWGSNDYFVGRSLDVFISRFRKYFQQNPGISIKNVYGIGFVFNVK; encoded by the coding sequence ATGAGACACCGAATTTTATTGGTCGAAGATGAAGCTGATCTGGGTAATGTAGTCAAGCAATACCTGGAGTTAATGGACTTCGAAGTAAACTGGCAGCCAAACGGCAGCGATGCACTGGAAGAATTCAAGAGAGCACCTGAACTATACCACATTCTCCTGATTGACGTCAACCTTCCCGGCATGGATGGCTTTGAGCTGGCCGAACACATTGTGAAAATCAACAACCAGGTACCATTCCTGTTCCTCACCGCACGCGGTGAAAAAACCGATCGTCTCAACGGTTTGAAAATAGGAGCGGATGATTATGTTGTAAAGCCTTTTGATATCGACGAACTCGTACTGCGTATCCGTAATATCATCAAACGCAAACAGCCTTCTGCAGCGCCTGAAGTGGTGAAAGCTAAAAACGTCATTATCATCGGCAATACACAATTGTACGTCGATTCACTGAAACTTGTTACAGAGCAGGGTGATGAAATTGTGCTCACACCAAGAGAATGCGACCTGCTGGTATTATTCTTCCACAACGTCAACCGTGTCATCAAACGGGAAGAGATCCTGACGAAGGTCTGGGGATCGAATGATTACTTCGTAGGGCGTAGTCTGGATGTGTTTATCTCCAGGTTCAGAAAGTATTTCCAGCAGAATCCGGGTATCAGTATCAAAAACGTATACGGGATCGGCTTTGTATTCAACGTAAAATAA